The Bacteroidia bacterium genome includes a window with the following:
- a CDS encoding VWA domain-containing protein, which translates to MNLTLTQKWDLLLGTVQEDLQDDWKHIDECISFLYGKSKNDNNSCDEEGQKNQEYQSNDGQKEVQQTSKKQTKKREKFKGASGINKWLGDVRTYFNHELVQVMQQDAIEKFGIEKILLSDPKVIENIEPDINLVSILVKLSKSLSKEKKESARAIVEKIVQELIKRLHQHTENAIRGAINKSIVTLRPRHNEINWHRTIRANLKHYQHEYNTIIPEKRYGFGHKRHGLKHLFLCIDRSGSMSNSVVYSSIFACVMASIPTLKTHLIIFDTEIVDLTDELDDPVELLFGIDVGGGTDINRALAYCEGKIVRPEDTVLVLVSDLYEGGDSKEMLSRCQALVQNNVKLITLLALDDEGAPSYDRYHAEYLQSLGIPCFACTPDLFPDMMAAAITGGTESVHAWAKDNIFQPKEN; encoded by the coding sequence ATGAATTTAACCCTAACACAAAAGTGGGACCTGTTACTTGGTACAGTCCAAGAAGACTTGCAAGACGATTGGAAGCACATAGATGAATGTATCAGCTTTTTGTATGGCAAATCTAAAAATGACAATAATTCATGCGACGAAGAGGGACAAAAAAATCAAGAATATCAATCAAACGATGGTCAAAAGGAAGTACAACAAACTTCTAAAAAACAAACTAAAAAGCGAGAAAAGTTTAAAGGAGCATCGGGTATTAACAAATGGTTAGGCGATGTACGCACATATTTTAACCATGAACTGGTTCAAGTTATGCAGCAAGACGCTATAGAAAAATTCGGTATAGAAAAGATTCTGCTTAGCGATCCCAAAGTTATTGAAAACATTGAACCTGATATCAACCTCGTTTCAATTCTTGTAAAATTGAGTAAAAGTTTATCCAAAGAGAAAAAAGAATCTGCTCGAGCCATAGTTGAGAAAATAGTGCAAGAATTGATTAAGAGGTTACACCAGCATACAGAAAATGCCATAAGAGGTGCAATTAACAAAAGTATAGTTACTTTACGACCAAGGCATAACGAAATAAATTGGCACAGAACCATTCGTGCTAATCTCAAGCATTATCAGCATGAATACAATACTATTATTCCTGAAAAACGTTACGGTTTTGGGCATAAAAGGCATGGGTTGAAGCATCTATTTTTATGTATAGACCGAAGCGGTTCTATGTCAAATTCAGTAGTTTATTCTTCTATTTTTGCTTGTGTAATGGCTTCTATTCCAACTCTCAAAACTCATTTGATTATTTTTGACACAGAAATTGTAGACCTGACAGATGAGCTTGATGACCCCGTTGAACTTTTATTTGGGATAGATGTAGGTGGAGGTACAGACATCAATCGTGCGTTAGCTTACTGTGAAGGAAAGATTGTTAGACCCGAAGATACAGTACTAGTACTTGTCAGCGATTTGTATGAAGGAGGGGATTCTAAAGAAATGCTTAGCCGCTGTCAGGCATTAGTACAAAACAATGTTAAACTTATTACTTTGTTAGCGTTAGATGATGAAGGTGCGCCCAGCTATGACCGTTATCATGCAGAATATTTACAATCCTTAGGCATCCCTTGTTTTGCTTGTACACCTGATTTG
- a CDS encoding M43 family zinc metalloprotease encodes MKRVLIFSLCSILFGHHIFAQTKCRVQNVLFQGTSEAVHEPVPPKRTCGTMELHRHLLKNDPEYAKNIERIERYTQEYIKNAENFKSSSIITIPVVFHVVYENATENISNTRIMEQLDVLNQDFSKTNSDAGLVPTAFKSLHVDTEIRFCLATKDPNGNPTTGITRTPTTKSSFSITSNDVKYSSTGGKDAWNTQKYLNIWICDLGSSLLGYAQFPGGDPATDGVVLNYRFVGKTGAVAPYNKGRTGTHEVGHYLNLRHIWGDDSGCSPDDFVADTPTQDEESSGCPTFPLTDACQPSSPGIMFMNYMDYTDDACMYMFTAGQKARMRAALTGPRASLTTSSATNCSGSSGGGPTTCDTLLYPFPGTPALYKLVGSGNWGYVSGMNSYKDRSKANYFSDHPSALNQVKGIIFKFVRGHYTNPNNKINVRLWNESGGKPASTPLISVPLNMSVIGSHVSSGQYTVVNFTSAISVGSTFYAGFSFEMSGSNYAYPSDTVAVLSNSDGDTNPGIAWEQFNDGDWYPFSSSSSWDMNLALAIMPIACPASIHIEDKLIDNSFNLQVFPNPSNGTFEVVYPIFSNCVVVTVHNILGQEVFKEVVTQSQDKLYQKQFNFNYQAKGLYVVRVTDGNFTAVKKIQVH; translated from the coding sequence ATGAAAAGGGTACTTATTTTTTCACTATGTAGTATTTTGTTTGGGCATCATATTTTTGCTCAAACCAAATGTAGAGTACAAAATGTACTTTTCCAGGGAACAAGTGAAGCGGTTCACGAACCTGTACCTCCTAAAAGAACCTGCGGTACTATGGAGTTGCATCGCCATTTGCTCAAAAATGATCCTGAATATGCTAAAAATATAGAACGCATAGAAAGGTATACCCAAGAATACATAAAAAATGCAGAAAACTTCAAAAGTAGCAGTATTATCACTATTCCTGTGGTTTTTCATGTTGTGTATGAAAATGCTACAGAAAATATATCAAACACTAGGATTATGGAGCAGTTAGATGTATTGAATCAAGACTTTAGTAAGACAAATTCGGATGCAGGTTTAGTTCCGACTGCGTTTAAGTCTTTACATGTGGACACTGAAATACGTTTTTGTTTAGCCACTAAGGATCCGAATGGCAATCCAACCACAGGTATTACTCGCACACCTACTACTAAAAGCTCATTCAGTATAACCTCTAACGACGTAAAGTACAGCTCCACTGGGGGTAAAGACGCATGGAATACTCAAAAATACCTCAATATATGGATTTGTGATTTAGGTTCAAGTTTATTAGGGTATGCCCAATTTCCAGGTGGGGATCCTGCTACCGATGGGGTAGTTTTGAACTATCGTTTTGTAGGTAAAACAGGTGCTGTAGCCCCATATAACAAAGGGCGTACAGGTACTCATGAAGTAGGACATTACTTGAACTTACGCCATATTTGGGGTGATGACTCAGGCTGTTCGCCAGACGACTTTGTTGCTGACACTCCAACTCAAGATGAAGAAAGTAGTGGATGTCCAACTTTTCCTCTTACTGATGCTTGCCAACCTTCCAGCCCAGGAATTATGTTTATGAACTACATGGACTACACGGATGATGCTTGCATGTACATGTTCACCGCAGGGCAGAAAGCAAGAATGCGAGCAGCTTTGACAGGACCCAGAGCATCTTTAACCACTTCAAGCGCTACGAATTGTTCAGGAAGTAGCGGTGGAGGACCTACTACTTGTGATACTTTGCTTTACCCTTTTCCAGGTACACCAGCATTGTACAAACTGGTGGGTTCAGGTAATTGGGGGTATGTTAGTGGAATGAACTCATACAAAGACCGATCAAAAGCTAATTATTTTTCAGACCATCCCTCTGCATTAAACCAAGTTAAAGGGATTATTTTTAAGTTTGTAAGAGGACATTATACTAACCCTAATAACAAAATCAATGTAAGACTTTGGAATGAAAGCGGAGGAAAACCTGCAAGCACACCTTTAATTTCTGTACCGTTAAATATGTCTGTTATTGGTTCGCATGTTTCTTCGGGGCAATATACAGTAGTTAATTTTACTTCCGCGATAAGCGTAGGAAGTACTTTCTATGCGGGTTTTTCGTTTGAAATGTCAGGAAGTAATTATGCATATCCTTCGGATACTGTGGCAGTCTTGAGCAACTCTGATGGGGATACTAATCCAGGCATTGCTTGGGAACAGTTTAATGACGGCGACTGGTACCCCTTCTCCAGCTCTTCCTCTTGGGATATGAATCTCGCTCTTGCGATTATGCCTATTGCTTGCCCTGCATCTATTCATATTGAAGACAAACTAATAGATAACAGTTTCAATTTACAAGTGTTTCCAAATCCTAGTAATGGAACATTTGAAGTTGTGTATCCTATATTTAGCAACTGTGTAGTGGTTACTGTACATAACATACTTGGACAAGAGGTATTTAAAGAAGTTGTTACCCAAAGTCAGGATAAGCTTTATCAAAAGCAGTTTAATTTTAACTACCAAGCAAAGGGGTTGTACGTAGTGCGGGTAACAGACGGTAATTTTACAGCTGTAAAAAAAATTCAAGTTCATTGA
- a CDS encoding OmpA family protein: MLVVLFTVRLLAQQADFSGEWVGKLYQEAGGVSPEYNFQISLIQQGNRVKGATYIELPNMKDVFATIKLRGTVKDNQLFFEEYEIMKEKALPNTQYCLKKGTLTLSLENDKWQLKGPWTGYSSFGPCKPGTIIVFKPYVKPPEPVAVEPKKEQPKEEKAKEAPKPIAQSIPKDTLVDIPMDIKKGQKIILNHVYFKPSSWELLPNSYPELEKVYHYLRANPSLTIQIQGHTDIGSTPDYNQRLSENRAKAVADWLIKKGIKAERISYKGFGNTKPIADNNTPEGRAKNRRIEFEVVQE, from the coding sequence TTGCTTGTTGTACTTTTTACGGTACGATTATTGGCACAGCAAGCAGATTTTTCAGGCGAGTGGGTTGGTAAATTGTACCAAGAAGCAGGGGGAGTAAGTCCTGAATATAATTTTCAAATAAGTCTAATTCAACAAGGAAACCGTGTAAAAGGAGCTACTTATATAGAACTGCCTAATATGAAAGATGTTTTTGCTACCATCAAGCTGCGAGGAACGGTAAAAGATAATCAGTTATTTTTTGAGGAGTACGAAATTATGAAGGAAAAGGCTTTGCCCAATACGCAGTATTGCTTGAAAAAAGGCACTTTAACCTTATCTTTAGAGAATGATAAATGGCAGCTCAAAGGTCCTTGGACAGGATATTCAAGCTTTGGACCCTGCAAACCTGGTACAATCATAGTTTTTAAACCTTACGTAAAACCACCTGAACCTGTAGCAGTAGAACCTAAAAAAGAACAGCCCAAAGAAGAAAAAGCTAAGGAAGCTCCTAAGCCAATAGCTCAAAGCATACCAAAAGATACTTTGGTAGACATTCCTATGGACATTAAAAAAGGACAAAAGATTATTTTAAACCACGTTTATTTCAAGCCCAGCAGTTGGGAGCTTTTACCTAACTCTTATCCTGAATTAGAAAAAGTGTACCATTATCTTAGAGCTAATCCAAGTTTGACTATACAGATACAGGGACACACAGACATTGGCAGTACACCAGATTACAATCAAAGATTGTCAGAAAACCGAGCTAAAGCTGTAGCAGATTGGCTAATTAAAAAAGGAATAAAAGCAGAGCGTATCTCTTACAAAGGTTTTGGAAATACCAAACCCATAGCAGATAACAATACTCCCGAAGGCAGGGCTAAAAATAGGCGAATCGAATTTGAAGTTGTTCAAGAGTAG